The following are encoded in a window of Syntrophorhabdaceae bacterium genomic DNA:
- a CDS encoding flagellar protein FlaG — MIVDTKNGISEFDITANSAPKIKEARKVAAAQDTAAEEVKISEELLKKIEETIKESGSREQVSMHYDRDIDKVVVTVSNAETGEVTRQIPSAEFVSFVKNFDQMLGLMINRRL, encoded by the coding sequence ATGATAGTGGACACGAAGAACGGGATTTCGGAATTTGATATTACGGCAAATTCGGCGCCAAAGATAAAAGAGGCTCGAAAAGTGGCCGCGGCGCAGGATACGGCCGCCGAAGAGGTTAAAATAAGTGAAGAGCTTTTGAAGAAGATAGAAGAGACGATAAAGGAATCCGGCTCGAGGGAGCAGGTGAGCATGCACTATGACCGCGATATCGACAAGGTAGTAGTGACTGTCTCGAACGCCGAAACCGGCGAAGTGACCAGGCAGATCCCTTCCGCCGAATTCGTTTCATTCGTGAAAAACTTCGACCAGATGCTGGGACTGATGATAAACAGGAGGTTATAG
- a CDS encoding flagellin, which translates to MAFRVNTNVSSLNTQRWLGISGSEQAKSLERLSSGFKINKASDDAAGIAIATKLSVKSVSMTKSIDNGNQALSMLQTAEGGIDQISNILTRLKEIATQSASDNTTDRVALDTERSNLEVEIGKIALNTRYGTTNLLQGSTTSGTYTGSLTAAAGFQAFDVSGSTATTGTVTLTSANIAAGAATLTLNVGGNTQTVTVSGLTGVGTSGVANFTNFGIKVTVNSALVQGSGNFTLTNGSSNFTYQVGDTNLVENQISAGILSYSTNGSVLALSGDISSKANAQAYMDKIDAAVGNLTTERGKLGAAMNQISYHVANLSTMSENIDSSISTIKDADFAKEMATFTKAQILQQSGVAMLAQANSIPQQVLSLLKG; encoded by the coding sequence ATGGCTTTTAGAGTTAACACGAACGTTTCTTCATTAAACACACAGAGATGGCTGGGAATTTCAGGATCTGAGCAGGCAAAGTCCCTCGAGAGACTGTCAAGTGGTTTCAAGATCAACAAGGCCTCGGATGACGCGGCAGGCATCGCCATCGCGACGAAGCTGAGCGTAAAATCAGTTTCCATGACCAAGTCAATCGACAATGGCAACCAGGCGCTCTCCATGTTGCAGACGGCAGAAGGTGGTATTGACCAGATCTCCAATATCTTAACCAGGCTCAAAGAGATCGCAACCCAGTCGGCTTCTGACAACACCACCGACCGTGTGGCTCTCGATACAGAGAGAAGCAACCTGGAAGTCGAAATCGGAAAAATCGCGCTCAACACCCGGTACGGCACCACGAACCTCCTCCAGGGATCGACCACGTCCGGCACCTACACGGGCAGCCTCACGGCGGCAGCCGGCTTCCAGGCCTTCGACGTAAGCGGCTCCACCGCGACAACCGGTACGGTCACCCTCACCTCCGCGAATATCGCGGCCGGCGCTGCGACCCTGACCCTCAACGTGGGCGGCAACACCCAGACGGTGACGGTATCGGGACTCACGGGCGTGGGTACAAGCGGAGTGGCAAATTTCACCAACTTCGGCATCAAGGTGACGGTCAACTCCGCCCTCGTTCAGGGTTCGGGTAACTTCACCCTGACCAACGGCTCTTCGAACTTCACCTATCAGGTTGGCGACACGAATCTGGTGGAGAACCAGATCAGTGCCGGTATCCTGAGCTACAGCACCAACGGCTCGGTTCTGGCCCTTTCCGGAGACATCAGCTCCAAGGCGAACGCCCAGGCATACATGGACAAGATCGACGCCGCCGTCGGCAACCTCACCACCGAGCGTGGTAAGTTGGGCGCCGCCATGAACCAGATCAGCTACCACGTGGCGAACCTTTCGACCATGAGTGAGAACATCGACTCGTCTATATCGACGATTAAAGACGCGGATTTCGCGAAGGAAATGGCAACCTTTACGAAGGCCCAGATCCTGCAGCAGTCGGGCGTCGCAATGTTGGCTCAGGCGAACTCGATACCGCAGCAGGTACTCTCTCTCCTGAAAGGCTAA
- a CDS encoding glycosyltransferase, with product MSGSPTISVCMVVKNEEVNLPRVLSSIQGLADEVIVVDTGSSDRTKEIALSYGAKTFDFPWCDDFSAARNESLKHATMEYILWLDGDDEVAVEDHGPIKEHLRKNPGTGVYLRVVSNSVGGTTEFAQLRIFPNLKGIAFEGKVHEQIYASCAGRGVRFTHCGARISHFGYSTAEILREKFLRNKAMNERELEENPENILALVFLARALRGLEEDEEALKQMRKVLEIANPGTYRDMLSVTVVDMAAALCRLHREQEALSLLRKWVGLLDSPPLVAFTLGEVLFKLGNYEDAYRVLLPLKDVTFDREIMPLDTKVMRLNLNKCLGVSALFAGDAVRAEQCFTRSLEEDPGNDEACHYLSLAKERRGDIEGAIRVCREGLARIEDKGFLRKRLFLLLIKCNDFDRAAEEYEALNGLKETDLEALCGIFFIHCMKLDASGITRDYSLIRKGLSLRGEPFPEGLDQVKESLAAAGEAKAGGMFGSAISGLLQINS from the coding sequence ATGTCGGGCTCTCCTACCATTTCGGTGTGCATGGTAGTGAAGAATGAAGAGGTGAACCTTCCAAGGGTGCTTTCGTCCATCCAAGGTCTTGCGGACGAAGTCATCGTCGTTGACACGGGCTCTTCGGACAGGACTAAAGAGATAGCCCTAAGCTATGGGGCGAAAACCTTTGACTTTCCATGGTGCGACGACTTCTCGGCGGCCCGTAACGAATCGCTGAAACATGCAACGATGGAGTATATCCTGTGGCTCGACGGAGACGACGAGGTCGCTGTAGAGGACCATGGCCCCATAAAGGAGCACCTGAGAAAGAATCCGGGCACCGGGGTTTACCTGAGGGTTGTGAGCAATTCCGTGGGCGGGACCACCGAGTTCGCCCAGCTCCGTATCTTCCCGAACCTCAAAGGCATCGCCTTTGAGGGAAAAGTCCACGAGCAGATATACGCCTCTTGCGCCGGCAGGGGAGTAAGGTTCACCCACTGCGGTGCGAGGATTTCCCATTTCGGGTACTCTACCGCCGAGATCCTCAGAGAGAAATTTCTCCGAAACAAGGCGATGAATGAAAGGGAGCTCGAAGAGAACCCGGAGAACATTCTCGCCCTCGTTTTCCTGGCGCGCGCGCTGAGAGGGCTCGAGGAAGACGAGGAAGCGCTGAAGCAGATGAGGAAGGTCCTCGAAATCGCAAATCCGGGAACCTACCGGGACATGCTCTCCGTTACGGTAGTCGATATGGCGGCGGCTCTCTGCAGGCTCCACAGGGAGCAGGAGGCCCTGTCCCTCCTCCGGAAATGGGTCGGTCTTCTCGATTCGCCCCCACTCGTGGCATTCACCCTGGGAGAGGTCCTTTTCAAGCTAGGGAATTACGAAGACGCCTACAGAGTGCTCCTCCCATTAAAGGATGTGACCTTCGACCGGGAGATAATGCCCCTCGATACGAAGGTGATGCGGCTCAACCTGAACAAATGCCTGGGCGTATCGGCGCTTTTCGCCGGCGATGCGGTGCGTGCGGAGCAGTGTTTTACCCGTTCCCTCGAAGAAGACCCCGGAAATGACGAGGCATGCCACTACCTTTCCCTGGCGAAGGAGAGGCGGGGGGACATCGAAGGGGCGATCAGGGTATGCAGGGAAGGACTTGCGAGGATAGAGGACAAGGGGTTCCTGCGAAAGCGGCTCTTCCTCCTTCTTATAAAGTGCAATGATTTCGATCGTGCGGCAGAGGAGTACGAGGCGCTCAACGGCCTCAAGGAGACCGATCTCGAGGCGCTCTGCGGCATTTTCTTTATCCATTGTATGAAGCTCGACGCTTCGGGGATCACCCGCGACTACTCCCTCATCAGAAAGGGACTGTCCCTGAGGGGCGAGCCTTTTCCCGAGGGGCTCGATCAGGTGAAGGAATCGCTGGCTGCTGCGGGAGAGGCGAAGGCGGGCGGGATGTTCGGGTCCGCCATATCGGGGTTGCTCCAAATAAACTCTTAA
- a CDS encoding flagellar assembly protein FliW, whose translation MSEVNLKGKLIGFEQFEKYVMEDPIGEGSPFRLLTCSEAPLTFVVVNPYHVVDDYSFEIDDAVLKDLFPSGNAMEDIAVLCVVRVDGEALYVNLRSPVIINTKAGTFVQTILQSEAYGVAVPFVVKKAG comes from the coding sequence GTGAGTGAGGTCAATCTGAAAGGAAAACTAATAGGATTCGAGCAGTTTGAAAAGTATGTGATGGAGGACCCCATCGGAGAGGGCTCGCCTTTCAGGCTCCTCACGTGCAGCGAAGCACCCCTCACCTTTGTGGTGGTGAATCCCTATCATGTAGTGGACGACTATTCTTTCGAGATCGATGACGCCGTCTTGAAAGACCTTTTCCCTTCAGGCAATGCCATGGAGGATATCGCGGTCCTGTGCGTGGTCCGGGTCGATGGGGAGGCGCTCTATGTCAATCTCAGGTCGCCGGTCATTATAAATACGAAGGCCGGCACCTTCGTGCAAACAATTTTACAGAGTGAGGCATACGGAGTGGCGGTGCCTTTCGTCGTGAAAAAGGCGGGCTAA
- a CDS encoding carbon storage regulator: protein MLVLSRKKNEGIVIKGKDGDIRIVVIEVDKGKIRIGIEAPKGCAIIREELFLEVKGANKLSALENMEKLKKFLGEHSE from the coding sequence ATGCTCGTACTCTCCCGTAAGAAAAATGAAGGCATAGTAATAAAAGGCAAAGACGGGGACATCCGTATTGTCGTCATCGAAGTCGATAAAGGAAAAATAAGGATCGGCATCGAAGCGCCGAAGGGCTGCGCCATTATCAGGGAAGAGCTCTTCCTGGAGGTGAAAGGGGCGAATAAACTCTCGGCCCTTGAAAATATGGAAAAACTAAAGAAATTCCTAGGGGAGCACAGTGAGTGA
- the flgL gene encoding flagellar hook-associated protein FlgL, with protein MRVTDNYKFESFKNSVLTLQKKLQRNQDQVSSQKKILAPSDDPVGTSQYIQLTAQQGRNEQYVKTLDRLTTLSGMWETAETNIADVLTQAKQLAVNMASDTVDAETRKSAVSEVEGMMEQLVTIGNSSISGTYIFGGKKTDLPPFTLDKATYTVTYNGTSDVPQVNVAAGQTVNLGMAGNKVFGSGTADIFTALKDMRTALINNDRTGIQHSLDTVDAAVNLTSNNLSYIGTYSRNIENLGSLTGDNTLQLQTNISKLMDVDMISALSDYNLLSTAYETALTVMGKMQSLNILNYLKF; from the coding sequence ATGAGAGTGACCGATAATTACAAGTTCGAGTCGTTTAAAAACAGCGTACTCACCCTTCAAAAGAAACTGCAAAGGAATCAGGACCAGGTCTCTTCTCAGAAGAAGATCCTCGCCCCTTCCGACGATCCCGTGGGAACGTCGCAGTATATTCAGCTTACGGCGCAGCAGGGCAGGAACGAGCAGTATGTGAAGACCCTGGACAGGCTGACTACCTTGAGCGGGATGTGGGAAACGGCAGAGACCAACATCGCGGACGTGCTGACCCAGGCCAAGCAGCTTGCCGTCAACATGGCGTCGGACACGGTAGACGCCGAAACCAGGAAATCGGCGGTATCAGAGGTTGAAGGGATGATGGAGCAGCTCGTCACAATCGGTAACTCGAGCATTAGCGGCACGTATATCTTCGGGGGGAAAAAGACGGATTTACCGCCCTTCACGCTGGATAAGGCCACTTATACGGTTACTTACAACGGGACATCCGACGTACCGCAGGTGAACGTGGCGGCAGGCCAGACAGTCAACCTGGGTATGGCGGGAAATAAAGTCTTCGGTTCGGGCACAGCGGACATATTTACCGCCCTCAAAGATATGAGGACAGCCCTTATAAATAATGATCGGACAGGCATCCAGCATTCTCTGGATACGGTCGACGCGGCGGTGAACCTCACCTCCAATAACCTTTCCTATATCGGTACCTATTCCAGGAATATAGAAAATCTTGGATCCCTCACGGGCGACAATACATTACAGCTCCAGACGAATATCTCGAAGCTCATGGACGTGGACATGATTTCGGCCCTGAGTGATTATAATCTCCTCTCCACCGCGTATGAGACGGCCCTTACCGTTATGGGGAAGATGCAATCTCTCAACATCCTCAATTACCTTAAATTCTAA
- the flgK gene encoding flagellar hook-associated protein FlgK produces the protein MSIFSILNIAKGSLAATQTSIQVTSNNISNVNTAGYAREEAVLVEQRPVPSPVGLLGDGVTIKDVKRYYDKYLESSIQSKNSDLQEQTVLSTYLDRIQQFLNEDNSNLTGNITAYFNDWESLSADPSDTGLKQTLESQGESVAQTIKTLYTDLKGVQSEVNDQIGSEVDSVNTILSSIAAINKLIIQSSGASSNTNSYQDQKADLLNQLSQKMDIQAFDDRYGRTTVLTADGRPLVENGTAWQLSTAQNPLTGYSKIMWNDGNGVQTDVSAGLGGGKLKALVDIRDSYAPAFVGDLNDLANSLIDNVKWTATSGGVSNTTSFFQGTGAADIQVATSIVNNPNLIGASSDPVNNPTDNDIAMRMASLADKKLLGTQQLVHISGADALSDTFSSATTVMTGLVGLSSAWSGTVQIRGMDGTFRNVAIDLASDSLTDIRDRINAAGATGVTASIAASTVNGVTQYALKVTNVDAADFKDQNNVLQTLGVVTRSSTLTDFTSSMVNYAGQVAQDAQNATQYNTSTMAVLTGQRESVSGVSLDEEMANLIKFQYAYQASAKLFTVADELLQTLISVKS, from the coding sequence TTGAGTATTTTCTCCATACTCAATATCGCGAAGGGTTCCCTCGCGGCGACCCAGACCTCCATCCAGGTCACCTCGAATAATATCTCAAACGTAAATACGGCAGGCTACGCCCGGGAAGAAGCGGTCCTGGTGGAGCAGAGGCCTGTTCCGTCTCCCGTGGGGTTGCTTGGAGACGGAGTCACGATCAAGGACGTCAAGCGGTATTACGACAAATACCTCGAAAGCTCCATCCAGTCAAAAAATTCCGATCTCCAGGAGCAGACGGTACTCTCCACCTACCTCGACAGGATTCAGCAGTTCCTCAACGAGGATAACTCGAACCTTACGGGCAATATCACCGCCTATTTCAACGACTGGGAGAGCTTATCGGCGGATCCGAGCGATACGGGCCTCAAGCAGACCCTCGAGTCCCAGGGGGAGTCGGTGGCCCAGACGATCAAGACCCTGTACACGGACCTGAAGGGGGTGCAGAGCGAGGTAAACGATCAGATAGGATCGGAAGTCGACAGCGTCAATACCATCCTGTCTTCAATTGCCGCCATAAACAAGCTCATTATTCAGAGCTCGGGCGCCTCGTCCAACACCAATTCATACCAGGACCAGAAGGCGGACCTCCTGAACCAGCTTTCCCAGAAAATGGATATTCAGGCCTTCGACGACAGGTACGGGAGGACGACCGTCCTTACCGCGGACGGCAGGCCACTCGTCGAGAACGGGACTGCATGGCAACTCTCCACGGCCCAGAATCCCCTCACGGGCTATTCGAAGATTATGTGGAACGATGGAAACGGCGTACAGACCGATGTCAGCGCGGGACTCGGAGGGGGCAAGCTCAAGGCATTGGTCGACATACGGGATAGTTACGCCCCTGCGTTCGTCGGTGATCTTAATGATCTGGCCAATAGCCTCATCGATAACGTGAAGTGGACGGCCACAAGCGGCGGTGTATCGAATACGACGAGCTTCTTTCAAGGCACGGGTGCGGCCGATATTCAGGTTGCGACTTCGATCGTAAATAATCCTAACCTCATTGGCGCCAGCTCCGACCCCGTCAATAACCCCACGGATAACGACATTGCAATGAGGATGGCCTCTCTCGCCGACAAAAAGCTTCTCGGGACGCAGCAGCTCGTCCACATATCGGGCGCCGATGCCCTGAGCGATACCTTTTCGAGCGCCACTACGGTCATGACAGGACTCGTCGGTCTCAGCTCCGCATGGAGCGGCACGGTTCAGATAAGAGGCATGGACGGGACATTCAGGAATGTGGCCATAGACCTCGCTTCGGATAGCCTGACCGATATCCGTGACAGGATCAATGCGGCGGGCGCCACGGGAGTCACCGCGTCGATTGCCGCAAGCACGGTAAACGGCGTCACCCAATATGCCCTGAAGGTCACTAATGTAGATGCCGCAGACTTTAAAGATCAAAATAACGTACTCCAGACCCTCGGCGTGGTCACCCGCTCGTCGACCCTCACCGATTTCACCTCTTCCATGGTGAATTACGCAGGCCAGGTCGCCCAGGACGCCCAGAATGCGACGCAGTACAACACGAGTACCATGGCGGTGCTTACGGGCCAGCGGGAGAGCGTATCGGGAGTCTCCCTCGACGAGGAGATGGCGAACCTTATAAAATTCCAATATGCCTACCAGGCAAGCGCCAAGCTTTTTACGGTGGCGGACGAGCTTCTTCAGACCCTTATCTCGGTGAAATCATGA
- the flgN gene encoding flagellar export chaperone FlgN: MKEELVFEITHKELGLLREFSTVLRGEHDAIISFSLEGIVAENNHKEEILKKLEYLKREKDTLLTGDIDPETTVGGKTWRSLCTEMNHTIKDVRNGIDRNMKLLSFSVDHVKSSIENIVGLLNRTSYGKKKERISMVLSRSV, from the coding sequence ATGAAAGAAGAACTGGTCTTCGAGATCACGCACAAAGAACTGGGCCTCCTCAGGGAGTTCTCCACGGTGCTGAGAGGGGAGCATGACGCGATCATCTCCTTCTCTCTTGAAGGCATCGTGGCCGAGAACAACCATAAGGAGGAGATCCTCAAGAAGCTCGAATATCTCAAGCGCGAGAAGGACACCCTTCTCACGGGCGACATCGACCCCGAGACCACGGTCGGCGGGAAGACATGGCGGTCCCTGTGCACGGAGATGAACCACACGATAAAAGATGTGAGAAACGGCATCGACAGAAATATGAAGCTCCTCTCCTTCTCCGTGGACCACGTGAAATCTTCGATCGAGAACATCGTGGGCCTTCTCAACAGAACCTCCTACGGCAAGAAAAAAGAGAGGATATCGATGGTCCTTTCAAGGAGCGTCTGA
- the flgM gene encoding flagellar biosynthesis anti-sigma factor FlgM, with translation MMKINDTKTGMLDSLVKTNQVKTTKEKGVDGKVDGSTADKVELSGRKEEIQRIADRVKAAPDVRQEKVERIQSEVAAGTYNVKGQLVARSILKSQLLDEIL, from the coding sequence ATGATGAAAATTAATGATACGAAAACCGGTATGCTTGATTCTCTCGTGAAGACCAATCAGGTCAAAACCACGAAAGAAAAAGGGGTTGACGGCAAGGTAGACGGGAGCACGGCCGACAAGGTCGAGCTGTCGGGCAGGAAAGAAGAGATCCAGCGGATTGCGGACCGGGTGAAGGCCGCTCCGGACGTGAGACAGGAGAAGGTGGAGCGGATCCAGTCGGAGGTCGCGGCGGGGACGTACAATGTAAAGGGCCAGCTCGTGGCGAGGAGCATTCTCAAGAGCCAGCTCCTGGATGAGATCCTGTAG
- a CDS encoding flagellar basal body P-ring protein FlgI: protein MRKDAREMTETEKGSTSVNGGIGGLSRRYLLLLLLLALMFLVPAAGPAGAARIKDIGAISGVRTNQLIGYGLVIGLKGTGDKVQTIFTTQSLSNMLEKMGIRVDPLNTKVKNIAAVMVTADLPPFAKVGNRIDVVVSSIGDATSIEGGVLVLTPLKGADGDVYGVAQGPIVVGGFLASGQGASVTKNHPTVGRIANGLAVEKEINYGDYRLETLTISLKSPDFTNTRRIVERVNSEFEGAAAAKDGGTIVITTPEEFRANPVKFVSIVENLQIKPDSQAKIVVDEKNGTVVIGENVTIATVAIAHGNISVQIKEDARVSQPMPFAAGRTVVTPDTKIKVEEEKAKFVVVEGGVTIRELVKALNAIGVTPRDMITILQTIKAAGALHAELEVI, encoded by the coding sequence ATGAGAAAGGACGCAAGAGAGATGACGGAAACGGAAAAAGGCTCCACGAGCGTCAATGGCGGAATAGGCGGCCTGTCGCGTAGATACCTCCTCCTTCTTCTTCTCCTCGCCCTCATGTTCTTGGTTCCGGCCGCAGGGCCGGCAGGAGCAGCCAGGATAAAAGATATCGGCGCCATAAGCGGGGTCAGGACAAACCAGCTTATCGGCTATGGCCTCGTCATCGGACTTAAGGGAACGGGCGATAAGGTGCAGACCATCTTCACCACCCAATCCCTCTCCAACATGCTCGAGAAAATGGGGATCAGGGTCGACCCGCTGAACACGAAGGTGAAGAACATCGCCGCCGTGATGGTGACCGCGGACCTGCCTCCCTTTGCAAAAGTAGGGAACAGGATCGATGTAGTCGTCTCCTCCATCGGCGACGCCACGAGCATCGAGGGCGGCGTTCTCGTGCTCACGCCCCTTAAGGGCGCGGACGGCGACGTCTACGGTGTGGCCCAGGGCCCCATTGTGGTAGGCGGTTTTCTCGCGAGCGGCCAGGGCGCGTCCGTTACCAAGAACCATCCCACCGTGGGAAGGATCGCCAATGGGCTCGCGGTGGAGAAGGAGATCAACTACGGAGACTACCGGCTCGAAACCCTCACCATCTCTCTCAAGTCGCCTGATTTCACCAACACGCGGCGGATCGTCGAGCGGGTGAATTCGGAATTCGAAGGGGCTGCCGCGGCGAAAGACGGAGGCACGATCGTGATTACCACCCCCGAGGAATTCAGGGCAAACCCGGTAAAGTTCGTCTCCATCGTCGAAAACCTCCAGATCAAGCCGGACAGCCAGGCGAAGATCGTGGTGGATGAGAAGAACGGTACGGTCGTGATAGGCGAGAATGTGACGATCGCGACAGTGGCAATAGCCCACGGGAACATAAGCGTGCAGATCAAGGAAGACGCGAGGGTGAGCCAGCCCATGCCCTTCGCCGCGGGCCGCACGGTCGTCACCCCGGATACGAAAATCAAGGTGGAAGAGGAAAAGGCCAAATTCGTGGTCGTGGAAGGAGGGGTGACCATACGGGAGCTCGTGAAAGCCTTAAACGCCATCGGCGTCACCCCGAGGGATATGATCACCATTTTACAGACTATCAAGGCGGCAGGCGCGCTGCATGCCGAGCTGGAGGTAATATAA
- a CDS encoding flagellar basal body L-ring protein FlgH: protein MKTLYSLMIILFAATGCNTVAQMEVSKIKSEPFVVDNTYKYARPNAPKAPGTIWRGEQVSNTFYVDQRAKSIGDIITINIVETSQASEQAATDTTKKTTVNAGISNYFGWETKYPNTHPYVIPSALINANTQNDFSGSGKTTRSGTLSATISAKVVDVLPSGNLAIEGKRELYVNNEKKEILLQGVVRPRDIAYDNSVLSTQVADAKVIYTGIGVVGEKQRPGWLTRVMDLVWPF, encoded by the coding sequence ATGAAGACCTTATACTCTCTTATGATCATCCTCTTCGCGGCAACGGGCTGCAATACGGTCGCCCAGATGGAGGTGTCGAAAATAAAGAGCGAGCCCTTCGTGGTCGACAATACGTACAAATATGCGCGGCCCAACGCCCCCAAGGCGCCGGGGACCATCTGGAGAGGGGAGCAGGTATCGAATACCTTTTATGTGGACCAGAGGGCAAAGAGCATCGGCGACATCATCACCATAAATATTGTGGAGACATCCCAGGCTTCCGAGCAGGCGGCCACGGATACCACCAAAAAAACTACCGTGAATGCGGGTATATCCAATTATTTCGGATGGGAGACGAAATACCCGAACACCCACCCCTACGTCATTCCTTCGGCACTTATAAATGCCAACACGCAGAATGATTTTTCCGGCTCCGGCAAGACCACGAGGAGCGGGACCCTGAGCGCCACCATCTCTGCGAAAGTAGTAGACGTGCTCCCCAGCGGAAATCTCGCGATAGAGGGGAAGCGCGAGCTCTACGTGAATAACGAGAAAAAAGAGATACTCCTCCAGGGTGTCGTGAGACCGAGAGATATCGCCTATGACAACTCCGTCCTCTCCACCCAGGTTGCCGACGCGAAAGTGATTTACACGGGCATAGGCGTAGTAGGCGAAAAACAGAGACCGGGATGGCTTACGAGAGTTATGGATCTCGTGTGGCCGTTCTGA
- the flgA gene encoding flagellar basal body P-ring formation chaperone FlgA yields MIGGRVFQTAIAPFVFGAALVCLSLVLSAPAFSEEIPAVEKRLTSFIRDFYGNGEEIQIKFNNIPAFAKGKIKVKGINFTKVPDGQGDGLCLVEIEGKDVKERNLYVAFRVYKKKVLFVLKQEGKRGDLVKAENLAEKETFLTGAVIYPSSRNEVVGKKLKKDLAPGTIITPQVLEDQILVKSGDLVSIVAENPRLLIHANGKALDRGKMGETVRVKNITSGKEILGRVTGENLVTVEF; encoded by the coding sequence ATGATTGGGGGGCGAGTTTTTCAGACGGCAATAGCCCCCTTCGTTTTCGGTGCGGCCCTCGTCTGCTTATCCCTTGTCTTGTCAGCTCCGGCCTTTTCGGAGGAGATACCGGCCGTGGAGAAGCGACTCACGAGCTTCATACGGGATTTTTACGGTAACGGGGAAGAGATCCAGATCAAGTTCAACAACATACCCGCCTTTGCCAAGGGGAAAATAAAAGTGAAGGGCATAAATTTCACGAAAGTGCCCGACGGCCAGGGCGACGGCCTCTGCCTCGTCGAGATCGAAGGCAAAGACGTGAAGGAAAGGAACCTCTATGTGGCATTCCGGGTATACAAGAAGAAGGTACTTTTCGTGCTGAAGCAGGAGGGCAAGAGGGGTGATCTCGTGAAAGCGGAAAACCTGGCGGAAAAGGAGACTTTTCTCACGGGCGCCGTGATCTATCCTTCTTCCCGGAATGAAGTGGTGGGCAAGAAGCTGAAGAAGGACCTCGCCCCAGGGACGATCATCACCCCCCAGGTGCTGGAGGACCAGATCCTGGTAAAGAGCGGGGACCTGGTAAGCATCGTCGCGGAAAATCCCAGGCTCCTCATCCATGCAAACGGCAAGGCCCTCGACAGGGGTAAGATGGGAGAGACAGTCCGGGTGAAGAACATCACCTCGGGAAAAGAGATACTCGGCAGGGTCACGGGTGAAAATCTCGTGACCGTAGAATTCTAA
- the flgG gene encoding flagellar basal-body rod protein FlgG has translation MIRALWTSGTGMNVQQVNLDVIANNIANVNTVGYKKSRADFQDLIYQTIRLQGTKNDAGNQIPTGIQIGHGAMLSAVQKVFIQGDFQQTDNETDIAIEGAGFMQITMPDGTLAYTRAGALKKDSEGRLCTSDGYLITPNITIPNNTIKTAIGADGTVSVQTQGQSALQQIGKIELASFPNATGLTATGKSLFQQTDASGAPVLGQPGTNGMGTLLQGFLEMSNVNIMQEMINLIIGQRAYEVNSKAIQAADEMLQIANNVRR, from the coding sequence ATGATCAGAGCATTATGGACATCGGGAACCGGCATGAACGTGCAGCAGGTCAATCTTGATGTGATCGCCAATAACATAGCGAACGTAAATACCGTGGGCTACAAGAAGAGCCGGGCCGACTTCCAGGACCTCATTTACCAGACCATCAGGCTCCAGGGGACCAAGAACGACGCCGGCAACCAGATTCCCACAGGCATTCAGATCGGCCACGGCGCCATGCTTTCGGCGGTCCAGAAGGTCTTCATCCAGGGAGACTTTCAGCAGACCGATAATGAAACGGATATCGCCATCGAGGGCGCCGGTTTCATGCAGATCACCATGCCTGACGGTACCCTTGCCTACACAAGGGCAGGGGCCCTGAAAAAAGATTCCGAAGGCAGGCTCTGCACGTCCGACGGTTATCTCATTACTCCGAATATCACTATCCCGAACAATACTATAAAGACGGCGATAGGCGCCGACGGCACCGTTTCGGTCCAGACCCAGGGACAGTCTGCACTGCAGCAGATCGGAAAGATCGAGCTTGCCAGCTTCCCCAACGCCACGGGCCTTACCGCGACCGGCAAGAGCCTTTTTCAGCAGACCGATGCGAGCGGCGCCCCTGTACTCGGACAGCCGGGAACAAACGGCATGGGAACGTTGCTCCAGGGGTTCCTGGAAATGTCGAATGTGAATATCATGCAGGAAATGATCAACCTTATCATCGGTCAGAGGGCCTATGAAGTAAACTCCAAAGCCATACAGGCCGCCGACGAGATGCTCCAGATCGCGAACAACGTAAGGAGATAA